Part of the Bacillus sp. (in: firmicutes) genome, ACCACAGTCATACCTTCTTCTCCTTTCCTTTCACAGAATTAGTTTGATCATCCTTTTATGGTGTTTCACCTTATCAGACGGGGCATTTTTCAATTGCTTTTTATAAGCAATGAAAAAGCCCCTTTCATTCTGAAAGAGGCTTAAGGTATTACCAATTTGTTTCGCCTTATCTTTCAGAATGAAAAAACTCATTCTGCAGGAATTAGCACCGTTCCATAAAGGAGGTTGCCGGACATCATCGGGCCTGTTCCCTCAGTCACTCTGGATAAGACTTTATTTCATTTGATTGAATTTTCTTGATAATCCGAATGTTATAACTTTTTTACTTTCATGTCAACTTTGATTTTTTACGAAAAAGATGTTGAGAACGTTTACATCGTTGTGGCTGTAAGAAAAAATTTTTTCGAAATCAACAGATTTAACCTATTGATCATCCAGTTCAATTGATAAAAAGAGACAGCAGTAGGGATTCGAACATTTTTTCGAACCATTTTCCTGTATATTTTGCAAATAAATTCAATCGATTTTCCTGTTTTATCTATAGATTTCGCGAATGTTCAACCATCTTGCCCCCTACTAATGAAAGATTCCAGTAAAAAAAGCCTATCAAATACCTGATAGGCTCCCGTTACTTATGTTTAGTCTTCATCACATGTTCCGTGGATTCCTTTTTTGAGGAAACAAGCTCCGTTACCTATGTACCAAATCTTTAGGACATCGCATTTAATTCGGATACCGTTTCATCCACAAAATCTGATATTTTGCGCAAATTCAATAGTAACTGTTCCTTGAACTCTTTAACAGTGGTGTTTTCGTTTAACACAATCTTTGTATTGGCAATTTGGTTTGAACCATTATAACATTTAATAGATTGATCGTTTAGCGATTTAATTTTTTCATGAATCATACGCTTCACTATTTCTCTCTGATAAAGATATTTCTCGCTACCTTCTGCATGATTAGCTATTTTTCGTTTTGGTAAGTATGGGCGTGTTTCATAGTGTAATGGTAAAGTAAAGGAACGATTAAAAGCATCAAATGTAAATTCTACATGAATATCAAAAGTATCTTCATTTATTAAGTATTTCCCTTCTTCTGTCTTTTGAGCAATTTTTCCTTTCCATGATTTCTTTGAAAATTGAACAATATAGTTAATACGGCCCGTACCCACTACCTCATCAATGGGAGATCGTGAAAGACCGTTTGGTAAATTAGAAATATCGAAACACTCGTTTAACAATTTTTTACCTAATCAGTAATAAAAATCCTTCATATCATGTAATTTTATATTAAAATTATATTATAGTGAATCGAGTACTAGCAAATATTAGCAAGGCTTTTACTTGCAAAGGTGAGGAGTGATAAATATGAATTTAAAATATGAAATTATACCTGATGACAAAATTGAATGCTGCAGAGATTTATGCAATGAACTCATGGCCTTTCAAAAGTCGAAAGCATACATAAAACCGGAATTGTTTGACAACATGAATTTTGAGACACGAATGATTCCTTCAATAAAAAGTGCAATATACAATTATACTGTGGTCGTTAAAGACGATGATAAATTAGTAGGTTATGTATATTCAAATATCTCTCCTAAAGAAACTTATTCAAATGAATTTGCCACTTTTTTTGACCTTGCATCTGTTAGTAGAGATAATGTAGGTTGTTTATCCCAATTTTATATTAAAGAAGAGTACAGACAATATGGGATTGGATCTAAACTTTTCAATATGTCAATGAAGTGGTTGAAACAATTTGATGATGTCGAAGATTATTTTATTTTTGTTTCAAATGGGAATCATAACGCCTTGGAATTCTATAAACGTAAAGGATTTTCTGTTAGTCACGATATATTAGATGGTTTTATAACCGTTTTACGATGTCACCGCCGGGATTTAATGGACCTGGGTTCGACGGAATGAAATGATCTACCGTTGGCGAAAATAGCCCCTTCAACCAAGCATTGACGAACGGTTGATTCAAGAGTGGGCCACAATGATTTTCGTAACCTTACCTAAGAATAGCAAAATAATTTTTCGAGTGACTTGTTCCTCCACGTTTATGAGCTTATCCTTTTGAGAGCGATAAAATAGGAGAGCTGTTTGCTATTATAGATGAAGCTCTCCTATTGTTTCATACTTTTTACATTTGGTCGCTAGCCATCCAAATGTCATTTTAGTAAATATGGATATTTCCGCTTGATACCGTTAGATTAATATGGTGTTTAGCTGACCCATGTGTACCTGAAATATGTTTATTACTCAATTTTTTACTAGTTATCGGGAAATCGCATATTATGTTACCGCTGCTTGTCTTTCCGTTTAAAGTAAAATCAGCGTTGGTCGGAAGATTAAGATCCACCGTGCCAGAACTTACTTTAATATCAACTGAATCTATTAATTTGGCCATTTGTACATGTAAATTTCCTGATGATAACTCAGCCTTAATAGCACCAATATAATTTTTTACATGGAGACTTCCCGAACTAATATCAAATGATCCTGTTTTTGTCGTTAATGAGTCTATATTGACATTCCCTGAGGAACCATTGTGCTTAAAATGTTGAACCGATAAATTCTTGAGTTCGACATTGCCTGATCCAATATCTAAAATTAATTCTTCTAGTTTCATTGGTTTCGTTTTTGAATGACCGGAGAACTTTACATTTCCAGAGCCAAGATTTATTACCATATCTCGATCATAATCTTCTGGAATATAAATATTTAGTTTTGCCTTGTCTTTGAAGAAAAACCAGTCAAACCATTTCCATTTTTGTTTCACACTTACCTCTACCGTGTCTCCGTGTCTTTTAACCATCACCTTTCCCTTTCCGTCTAGATCTGCTTTTAAATCTTTTCGGCTTTCCGGAATAATCGCTGTGCTAACGCTTGAAACATCAATCTCAATCATCTCAATTTCCTTAGTTATAACGGATTGAGTTTCTTGATTTATAAATGGTAACCAACTAAAATCAATTGGCTTTAATAAGATAAAATATAATCCAATGACAACCGATAAAATTATAAAAAATTTTTTCAACGTTTACCCTTCTTTCCATATTATTTTTTACAGTATTCGTGGGCCTTGCTTATACTTTTGCCATTATTAGACAAGAAGCAATGAAATAATAATCATCGTTATTTGCTTTTTGTTCCTTCCCCATCTTTAAGATATAAAAAAAAGAGAAAATCCAAAATGGACCTGATATGTATAATTAAATACGACTTGAGACTTATTGAATGATTAATAAAAGCTACTTTATTAAATATATGTTGGTACCTTCTTGACACAAACTACATTATCCTAAAATACGGTTGTTTCAAGAGTGGGCCACAATGACTTTCGAAACCCGACAAAAGAGAATCTAACTTACGGAATTTTGTAGTTACTTTTTAACCTAGTATTCAATAAATAACCCGGCACAAATCACTCTGCCGGGTTATTTGTTAAATCATTTATATCAAATTTGAAAACCAAAAACCTAGTAATGTACCCACATAGTTTCCGATAATATAGCCAAGTGTTCCAACAACTAATATCGGACCGACTAAGTTTTTCCACCCCTTAGCAATAGCCAATGCAGCTGCAGTCGTTGGTCCTCCAATATTGGCGTTACTTGCTAGGATGATATCTTCAAGGTTCGCTTTTATTAACTTTCCTGCACTTAAAGAAACAATCATATTAATTAGTACGATGATCAACACAAACACTAATAACAACGGTGCATTTTTTATAATAAGCGGAATGGTTGCTGGAATTCCGATAACGACGAAGAATAAATAAATGAGATATGTTCCAATTTCTTGACTACCATGAAGGTTATCAAAATATGTTGGAAATAGCGCTAATGTAATAAAGGTAATGGTGGTAAGCATTAAATATTTATCTCCAAAAAGACCATTCAATAGATTCATTAGAACGGAAGCATTTTCACCTGATGGAATTAAGTTATCGAACAACTGGGCTACCTTAAATGAGACGATTACAAGTAAAAATGCAGTTCCGACAGATAGGGCGATATCTTTTAATGAAATATTTTTTCTTTTCCAGAAACTTTCGGCTAACGTTTTTCCTTCTTCGGATCCACTCTCCTGTTCTACTTCGAGAATGTGAGGAATATTATACCGCTTTCTGAAGAAGGCTAATGTAGGAATAATCATTAGAATCACAAAATAGAAAGCCATCATTAAATTATCAGCCACAACAGTAGCAGAAACTAATTCCCCTGGTGCCTCAAATTTGGCTGCCATTGCAGCAAAGTTAACTCCTCCACCGATATAAGTCATGCCTCCAATTTTATCGAGATGTGGGATATGCTCTTTTAATAAAAAGCTGTTTTCGTATAGATTGCTGCTTTTTTAACCATAATGTTATTAGGTTGATATAATTGGTATTAAGGAGGCATTCAAGTATGTGGGAAGATGTTTATGAAGATTTTAGTGAACTTTCAAAATCTGAACAGTTAGCGTTGTTTGAAGCGATTAAACAGGATTTGTTTCCAGAAGAACCAGACAAAATTACAAAATTACTTAATACCATTCGTGAAGCGAGATTTGCCTCTGGTATGGCTTGTGTTCATTGTGGAAGTATGTCTGTGAAGAGAAATGGTAAATATCGTTCAAGACAACGCTCACCCGTCTGCTTTGTTATGCACTGATACTGCAACCAACTATAAAAAGTTTGCCAAACTTAAAGGCTTACCTTACGAAACTATTAATGAACGACAAAAACAGCGTGTGAAGAAAGGTATCTACCATATTTACTGGTTCCGTTGGCTTAATTTAGGGAAGAATTTGGCAGTTGGTAAACGTGTGGAACAAATGCTTATTTCAGCGTGTCAAAAATCAAATTATCTAACGGTTGAAGAGTTTAGAAGTGCATAAAAAAGACCTCAGATTATAGAGGGCACATAACTAAATTTGTACTGTGATATATTCATCATCTCTTAATCTCGTAATTGTACATCTTTCAAGGAATTCAAATTCCTTCAGCCTATCTTCGATTGTCTTGCCTGTGATATCTTTAAACAAGTCCTCTCTGTCATAATGAGGGAAAACAAGTTTTTCAGTTAATCCCAATGCTGAAAAATCCTTAGTATTTAGTTCATCCATTTGTGGTGTGAAGAAATGAACAATTTTAATGTTTGGTCCGAGCAGGACAGCACCAGCACTTACGCCAACAATAACTACATTTTTTGAAACTAACTGTCGCAGAATATTATCCGCCCCACTCTGTTTAAAATGAAATAGT contains:
- a CDS encoding GNAT family N-acetyltransferase; translated protein: MNLKYEIIPDDKIECCRDLCNELMAFQKSKAYIKPELFDNMNFETRMIPSIKSAIYNYTVVVKDDDKLVGYVYSNISPKETYSNEFATFFDLASVSRDNVGCLSQFYIKEEYRQYGIGSKLFNMSMKWLKQFDDVEDYFIFVSNGNHNALEFYKRKGFSVSHDILDGFITVLRCHRRDLMDLGSTE
- a CDS encoding DUF4097 domain-containing protein, with the translated sequence MIEIDVSSVSTAIIPESRKDLKADLDGKGKVMVKRHGDTVEVSVKQKWKWFDWFFFKDKAKLNIYIPEDYDRDMVINLGSGNVKFSGHSKTKPMKLEELILDIGSGNVELKNLSVQHFKHNGSSGNVNIDSLTTKTGSFDISSGSLHVKNYIGAIKAELSSGNLHVQMAKLIDSVDIKVSSGTVDLNLPTNADFTLNGKTSSGNIICDFPITSKKLSNKHISGTHGSAKHHINLTVSSGNIHIY
- a CDS encoding DUF819 domain-containing protein, coding for MTYIGGGVNFAAMAAKFEAPGELVSATVVADNLMMAFYFVILMIIPTLAFFRKRYNIPHILEVEQESGSEEGKTLAESFWKRKNISLKDIALSVGTAFLLVIVSFKVAQLFDNLIPSGENASVLMNLLNGLFGDKYLMLTTITFITLALFPTYFDNLHGSQEIGTYLIYLFFVVIGIPATIPLIIKNAPLLLVFVLIIVLINMIVSLSAGKLIKANLEDIILASNANIGGPTTAAALAIAKGWKNLVGPILVVGTLGYIIGNYVGTLLGFWFSNLI
- a CDS encoding Type 1 glutamine amidotransferase-like domain-containing protein gives rise to the protein MLKLLLTSNGFYTNEIKEQFLKLINGATNDLNVAIITTASPQKEKNRFAQKAKEDFREMGFQNIDFIDVEFDNVESLTNKDVIYINGGNPFKLLFHFKQSGADNILRQLVSKNVVIVGVSAGAVLLGPNIKIVHFFTPQMDELNTKDFSALGLTEKLVFPHYDREDLFKDITGKTIEDRLKEFEFLERCTITRLRDDEYITVQI